The Orrella daihaiensis genome contains the following window.
GCTGCGCCAGTGATCCTGCTCGCGCCATCGGGCAAGCCATTTGACCAGGCTTGTGCGCAATCGCTGGCACAGTCACCTGGCGCCATCGTGATCTGTGGGCGCTACGAAGGGATTGATCAGCGCTTTATCGATCGACACGTCAACGACTGCTGGTCTATTGGCGACTTTGTGGTCTCGGGTGGTGAGCCGGCTTTGATGCCTATGCTTGACGCAGCGGTGCGTTTGCTGCCAGGCGCCATGCAGCACGATTCGCACGATCAGGATTCGTTTCAGGACAGTCTTTCTGGACTGCTCGACAGTCCGCATTACACCCGTCCTGAGATCTGGCAAGCGCAAGGCGTGCCTGAAGTGTTGACCTCCGGTCATCATGACCGCATTGCCCGTTGGCGGCGCGAGCAATCATTGGCACTGACCTTGGTCAAACGCCCGGATTTGATCGAGAAGGCTCGCGCAGCAGGTCGCCTGACGCCCAAAGACGAGGCATTTCTGGCAAGCCTGGCGCACTCATAAAGGGTGCGAGTGCGCCGCGCAACCGCTACTGTTCCAAACGTGACCGCTGTGCCTTGATCTTTTGTAGGGTGTCGCTGAAGTTGGCCACACGTTCTTTCTCTTGGGCAACTACTTGGGGCGGGGCCTTTTGTACGAAAGACTCATTGGACAGTTTGCCATTGGCTTTGCCAATCTCAGCCGTCAGACGAGCGATTTCCTTATCCAGACGGGCGATTTCAGCTTGCACATCGATCTCGACTTTGAGCATCAGGCGGCAGTC
Protein-coding sequences here:
- the trmD gene encoding tRNA (guanosine(37)-N1)-methyltransferase TrmD encodes the protein MRIDILTLFPEYFAPLCTSGITGRAHDRGLWQLKTWNMRDFVQDVHRTVDDRPYGGGPGMVMLAQPLADALVAAQSDRAAAAPVILLAPSGKPFDQACAQSLAQSPGAIVICGRYEGIDQRFIDRHVNDCWSIGDFVVSGGEPALMPMLDAAVRLLPGAMQHDSHDQDSFQDSLSGLLDSPHYTRPEIWQAQGVPEVLTSGHHDRIARWRREQSLALTLVKRPDLIEKARAAGRLTPKDEAFLASLAHS